GAAAGGGGCCTTTTAACACCGGGCCATAGTGTACCATAGCCAAGGGGGAACCGGAAAACTCGCTCCGGCTCCCCCCTTTTAACCTGACTTATATCCTATTTACAGAGCCCCGGATAAAGGGGCTTAGATCCGCAGAGATCTAGAACCTCGGCTCTTACCGCCTCCAGATTGGAGGGATTTTCGACATCGGAGATCACCCTATCTATCCAATCGGCGATCTTTACCATCTCGTCCGGGCCGAATCCCCTGGTGGTAACCGCCGGAGTCCCCACCCTTACTCCGCTGGTCACGAAGGGACTGAGAGTCTCGAAGGGAACAGTGTTCTTGTTCACCGTTATCCCCGCCTCGTCAAGTGCCAACTGGGCGGCCTTTCCCGTTACTCCCTTACTGGTAAGGTTTAAAAGCAGGAGATGGTTGTCGGTTCCGCCGGAGACGAGATGAAAATCACGTTTTTTCAATTCCTTCGCGAGAATCGAGGCGTTCTCGATAACTCGCCTCTGATAATCCTTGAAATCCGGCTTTAAAGCCTCGGCGAAAGACACCGCCTTGGAGGCTATCACGTGCATCAGAGGACCACCCTGCATCCCCGGGAAAATCGCCGAATCGATCTTCTTGGCGTGTTCGGCCTTACACATTATCATACCGCCCCTGGGCCCCCTGAGGGTCTTATGGGTCGTGGTGGTCACGAAATCGCAGAAGGGAACCGGATCCTTGTGGTATCCCGCGGCTATCAACCCGGCGATATGGGCGATATCGAACATTAGATAGGCTCCTACCTCGTCGGCAATCTCACGAAACCTCTCCGCGTCGATCTCCCTGGGATAGGCGCTGGCACCGCAGACGATCATCTTCGGGTTGTGCTCTTTGGCCAGACGGCGGACCTCGTCGAAATCGATGGTCTCGGTCTCCTTGTCGACTCCGTAAGGTATCACGTTGTAAAGCTTGCCGGAGAAGTTCACCGGTGAACCATGAGTGAGGTGACCGCCGTGAGACAGGTTCATGGCGAGAATCGTATCCCCCGGCTCCAGCACGGAGGAATAGACGCCCATGTTGGCCTGGCTCCCCGAATGGGGTTGAACGTTTACGTGATCGCAACCGAAAAGCTCCTTGGCCCTCTCTATGGCCAGCTTTTCCGCCTTATCGACGACCTCACAACCTCCGTAGTACCTCTTATCGGGGTATCCCTCGGCGTACTTGTTCGTGAGAACCGACCCCATTGCGGCCAGTACCGCAGGAGAGACGAAATTCTCCGAGGCGATAAGCTCTATCTGTCTTTCCTGGCGACGAGCCTCCTCACAGATAATCTCGGATATCTCAGGATCCACCTGACGTATAACCTCTGCTCCATCGATAGTCATTAAAAACCCACCTTTCACCGTCAAGGTAAAGCTATTCTGAACAAACTCCTCGACAGACTTTCGTCTATTATAACAAAAAGCCTATAGGACAAGAAGAGATCGATTATTGAAGTTCCTGAGGTCTCCCATAAAAAAACAAAATCCACCCTGACATTCTTTACAAAATCAACTAGCTTTTCAGCCTTTTATGGATACATCCCCGCTTCAGTGTGCTATAGTATTGCAAGCTGACGCAGAAAAGCCAGAACCTGCGAGAAAAAAGGAGGGATCTCTCTTGGAACTGAATTCCATAAAAAGATCGATATGCGAAGCTATAGACAGTAGTGCGGAGAGGGTCATATCCCTGGCAAAGGATATAGAGATGGAACCGGAGCTGGGATTCAAAGAACACAAGACCTCCGTTAAGGTCGCCGACTTCATGAAAGGGCTGAACCTAAACCCGATGGAAGGGCTGGCCGGAACCGGGGTGAAGGCCAAACTCAAGAAGGACTCCTCTGGACCCAACGTAGCCGTCTTAGGGGAATTAGACGGAATAATCTGTTCCGACAGCCCTAAGGCGAACCGGGAAACCGGCGCCAGCCATACCTGCGGGCATCATCTTCAGATAGGCACCCTTATGGCTGTAGCCTCCGGCTTCGCTAAATCCGACGTGACTCGACACCTAGGTGGTAACGTCACCTTCTTCGCAGTCCCCGCCGAGGAGTTCATCGAGATAGGCGAGAGAAGCGACATGAGAGCCAGAGGGGAAATAGGCTTTCTGGGAGGCAAGCAGGAACTTATCAGGATAGGAGCATTCGACGATGTCGACATGGCCATGATGGTCCATGCCGGAACGGATATGCCCGAGCCCTCCGTCGGAATAGGAGAGACCGGAAACGGCTTCGTGGCCAAGACGATAAGGTACCTGGGGAAAGCTACCCACGCCGCCGCCGCTCCCGACGAGGGCATAAACGCCCTCAACGCCGCGGTGCTGGGAATAAACGGAGCTCACGCCATGAGAGAGACCTTCAGGGACGACGACCACGTCAGACTCCATTTCATCATCACCAAGGGTGGAGATACTGTCAACAGCGTCCCGGCGGACGTCCGGATGGAAGCCTATGTAAGAGGCAAGACGTTGAAGAGCATAGACGACACCCACGGAAAGTTCGACAGAGCCCTGAGAGCCGGAGGTGACGCAGTAGGAGCCAAAACCGAGATAAACACGATACCGGGATACCTACCTCTGGCCTGCGACAGCAGGCTTAACGACGTATTCGCTCGAAACGCCGGATCAGTCTTGCCCGATTCGAAAATTCTGAGGGTAGGTCACTTCAACGCTTCCACCGACATGGGAGACATATGCCACATAATGCCGGCCATACACCCCTACACGGGCGGCGTATCCGGAGCTCTTCACTCCAAAGACTTTACCGTTCACGACTATCAGGCAGCGGTGATAGTTCCGGCCAAGATAATGGCCATGACCATAGTCGATTTGCTGGCAAACGAAGCTACTGAAGGGAGGGATCTACTGGACGGATACAGACCTTTGATGACCAAGCAGGAATATCTGGAGACGTTGCAGGGATACTTCTCTTGAAGGAGGATCCCGGAGTGGAATCGATCGAGGAGGGACGAAGTTGAAGGAAGGCATAAAGAACGTCAAAATCCACGCCATCGTGCTGATATTGGTCGTGGTAAGCGAATTCATAGGTATTCACTCTTTTAAAGTAGGTCCAGGAACACTTGTATTGCTGCCGATGCTCTACGCTCTGATCATAGGCTCTCTCATGGGCCCCAAGTTCCTGAAGGCTGTCAAGCAGAAGGACATGGTAGACGCTGGAAGCCTAGTCGGAGTAACCTTGATGCTCCTGATGGCGAGATACGGCACCTTGGTAGGTCCGAACCTCCCTGCCATAATCAAGTCCGGTCCAGCCCTTATACTTCAGTAATTCGGCAACCTTGCGACCCTGATGCTTGGAATTCCCCTGGCGGTGTTCCTAGGTCTCAAGAGAGAGGCCATCGGAGCGGCCCACTCCGTGGCCAGAGAGCCTAACGTAGCCCTTATAGGGGATATCTACGGCCTGGACGGTCCAGAGGGACAGGGAGTCATGGGCGTCTACATATGCGGCACCGTTTTCGGGACCATCTTCTACGGCTTGATGGCCACCACAGCTGCCGCTTATCTGCCCATCAGCCCCAAGGCATTGGCGATGGCGTCAGGGGTCGGAAGCGCCAGCATGATGACCGCATCTGTAGGATCTCTGTCGGCCATGTTCCCCGACATAGCCGGGGAACTGCAAGCACTCGGCGCGGCAAGCAACATGCTCTCCGGATTGGACGGACTCTACATGTCCCTATGGATGGCCCTACCCATGTCGGAATGGCTGTACAGGGTAACCTACAAAGCCAAATACGGAACTGCTCCGGAACGATTCGTCAGGAAGGGAGACGAATAGGATGAAGATCTCCGAAACCATAGCGGTGTTGGTAATAGTTGCCGCAATGAGCCTCGTAGGCAACCTGGTGGGCTTCCATAACGGGATAATTGAATCCCTCCCGGGCATGATTTTCCTTTTAGCCCTCTGCGTAGCGGGAGTGATCATTAGGAACGTCGTCCCTGGAAATATACCCAGCGTGGCCTGGATAGTACTGATAGGATGTATAGTGACGTACCCCGGATTTCCCGGCTCGGCCCAACTCAGCGCCTGGGTAGGCAAGGTAAGTTTCCTGTCCCTGACCACCCCAATTCTGGCCTATGCCGGACTGTCCATCGGCAAGGACCTGGATATGCTGAAGAAAACCGGCTGGAGGATAGTAGTGGTCGCCATATTCGTCTTCGTTGGCACCTACATTGGATCGGCTCTCATCGCTCAGGGAGTTCTATCCGCCACCGGACAGCTGTAAAAAAGAGGCCCGTTCGAGATTTCCTCGAACGGGCCTCTTTTATCCCGAGATCTTCCTTAATTCCTCTATTTTCTCTCCGAAAAGCCTCAAGGCCGACCGGACAGGCTCTGGGCTGGTCATATCAACTCCGGCCCCTCTCAGGAGATCTATGGAACTCCTGGAGCTTCCGCCCTTCAGAAAATCTATGTATCTATCTCGCGCCGATTCTCCTCCGATAAGGATCCCCTCGGCCAAGGCGGTGGCCGCCGAATAGCCGGTCGCGTACTGATATACATAGAAGGGAGAGTAAAAGTGAGGGATCCTGGCCCACTCGACCTCTATCTCCTTGTCCACCACGATATCGGGGCCATAATAATCCCTGTTTAGATCTCCCCAGATAGAAGACAAAATCTCCGGCGTCAAGGGGATTCCCTCCTCCGCCATGCCGTGTACCTTCAGCTCGAACTCGGCAAACATAGTCTGCCTGAACACAGTCGTGCGAACCTGTTCCAGGTAATAGTTCAAGAGGAAAGGTCTGTCCTTAGGCCTGTTCTCCAACATATGCTCCATGAGCAACACCTCGTTGGTGGTGGAGGCCACCTCGGCGACGAATATGGTGTAATCACCGTAAACAGGGGGCTGGAACTTATGGGAGTGCCAGGAATGCAGGGAATGCCCCATCTCGTGAGCAAGGGTGAACACATCCCTTAGGGTGCCGTTATAGTTGAGCAACACGAAGGGATTGGTCCCGTAGCTACCCCAGGAATAAGCTCCCTTTCTCTTCCCCTGGCTCTCGTAGACGTCTATCCATCGTCCGTCGAGCCCCTCTCTCAATACGTTCAGATAGCCATCCCCCAAAGGGGACAGTCCGGCCAGCACCGTCTTCTTGGCGCTCTCCCAGGATATATCCTCCTCCGGTTCCTCCACTATGGGAACGTAAAGGTCGTACATATGGAGCTCGTCCACTTCCAAAGACCTCTTTCGCAGCGATACGTAGTCGTGCAACAGAGGCAGCCTCTCTCTGACGGCCTTTACGAGATTGTCGTAAACCGACAGGGGAATATCGCCTCCGTCCAACGCGGCCTCCCGACTCGATCCGTACCGGTGCACCCTGGCGTCGAAGACACTCTCCTTGATGGCAGATCCGAACGAGGCAGCCAAGGTATTTCGAAAGCTCTCGTAGGTATCGTGAATCCCCTTGAAGGCCCTCTCCCTGACGGGACGGTCCTTGGACCTGATGAGACGGTAGTAGCGCTCCTCCGAAAGCTCGACGGGCTCTCCCCTCTCGTCCCGGATCGAGGGGAATTTCATATCTCCGTTGGTGAGCATCGAGAAGATAAGCTCCGGAGCATTGGCTATCTCGCCCATTCCCGAGAGGAGCTCCTCCTCTCTGGCGCTCAATACGTGAGCTTTCTTACGGATTATCTGTTCTATATGGTATCTGTACATCTCCAACTCGGGCAAATCGCCGAAAAACGAAGCAAGTCTCGATTCCTCGATCCCGAGGATCTCGGGAACCACATAAGCCATCGCAGTAGAGACCCTGACGTGGAGCGCCATCGCCCTATCGGCCATGGCTTTCGCCTCTCCATCGGACGCATCCTCGTGGCTTTTCATCGTAGCGTAGACGAAAACCTTGCCGAGCTCCACGCCGACTCTGTCTATTTCCTTAAGACATCCCAAAAGACTGGAAGCCTCGTCTCCCAACTTCCCGGAGAAGGATTCCAAGGTCTCTACGGACTCCGATACGGATCGCCAGGCGGTCTCCCAGTCCTCCACTTCGCCGTATATAGAGCTCAAATCCCACTTATACCTTTCGTCTATCTCCAACCTGTCCGGGATAGACCTGCTATCGGATGCCATTCGATCAACTCCTCAAAAAACCACCGTCAGGATAGACCGGATATCCTAAGGACCTCCGGTTCTCCTCTACGTTCGTCGAAAGCGACTACTCGACCGTTGCCGAGGTCGGCCACATACACAATACCGTCTCTGATCGCCACGTCCGACGGAGAGAAAAGCCTCTGCCATCTTCTGTCGCCGTAGACGGTCGAAACCTCCATAGATCTTACGTTCAGGGCCCTAATCCTGTCGTTGTAGCTATCGGCTACATAAAGAGAACCTCCGGATAGACACATCCCCAACGGTCGCTGTAAAAGGGCCTTCGAGGCCACTCCATCTCTACATCCGTAAAGGGAGGGCCCCTTCCCTATCAGGGTCGTAACCTTTCCCGTGGAGGGGTCGATACACCTTATGGAGGAAGATCCGCTATCGCTGAAGAAAAGCAAATTACCGTAGGACAGCAATGCCTCCGGTTGTCCTATCGTGGCCATGAGAGGAGGCCCGTCGTCCATGCCTCCTGTTCCGTTTCCCGCGAAGGGTCTCGCTCCTCCTCCCGACATGGACTGGACCCATATCTGCCTCGTTCCGGGCGAAGCCAGATAGAGCAAATCATCACGGTAAACCACGTCCCTTACCGCTCCGAAAGACCTGGGCCCCAACAGATTGGCCTTGGACGGCTTTCCCGAATAGGAGGAAATCTCCCTTCCGTTTCGATCGAAAACCCTAACGGACTCGGCCCCCCTATCGGCGACGTAGATTCTTTTAGAATCAAACGAAAACCCCGTCGGGCAGGATCTGAATCCGGGACGGTCCATAGGGATGGACCTTTTGAGCACCGCCGATCTTCCATCGGAATCCAGCTGAGCTAGGAGAAGCCTTTTCTCCCTGCCGTCCAAAACGGCCAAGGTATCTCCCTCTATGGCCAGACGTAAGGGCAAAAAGCTCCGCCCGCTCCATACAAATTTCTGCTGCACCCCAGGGCGGAGATCACCAGTCACCCTAGCCGTCCTCCCCATGGATTTTAAAACGGGACGGACCAACTCTGGGGGCAATATCCCCTCCCTGGCCCAGGTCAAAGCACCAGTGGGGTCCACCACCACAGTGGAGGGCCACCTATTTATCAGGTAGGCCTTCCTTATGGTCTTCCTGGAATCGTCGTAAACCGGAAAATCTATGCCTGCGCAGTCGAGAACGGACAAAATTCGACGAGACTCCTTTTCGGCAGGAAAACGGGGGCAATGGACCCCTATCAGATCGATGGCATCCCTGTCCTCCTCTCTGAGCCTCATCAATCCGTCCACGACGGAGAGATCGTCATCGCTCATGGCATTAAAAAAAACCAATACCGTAACCCTTCCGACGCCAGGCAACCTGATCGAGGTTCCATCGACTAGCCCATCGGGTAAATCCGGAGCCGGAGCGGCTCCTCCGTAGATCGTGACCATATGGCACCTCCTGTACTCCCGGGATTATACAACCTAATCGAGCATATCTCGATTAGTATACCAAATACAAAAAACAAATTTTGCCTCCTGGAATTGACAGGGCGATAAGGCCTAGAGTATAGTGAACTAGTGTACATATGGGCAACGTCCCTCAGGGGAAGGATTGGAACGAAATATTTTAAGGAGGGGATAAGATGAAGAAATTTCTTTTATCGTTGATGGCTCTCGCACTTGTAGTGGGTACGGTAGGGATGGCCATGGCGGAGGATCCGGCACAGCTCAGGTTCATGGCAGGACCTCCCGGAGGAAACTGGTTCGCTCTAGGCGGATCTCTTTCCGATATGTGGAGCAAGAACGGACTGCCCACCACCAGCGGAACCGGCGGCGGGGTCTCCAATATAGTCAACGCCGACAGGGGCAAGGGTGACATGGGCTTCTCGGTCACCTCCATGGTGGGAGCCGCGACCAAGGGCGGAGAACCTCCCTTCAAGGACCCTCTCAGCAACGTCTCCGTATTGGCAAACCTATACACCCAGTACACATACTTCATCGTCCGTAAGGACTTTGCGGAGAACAACGGGATCAAGACGGTGGGAGATATCGTCGAGAAGAAGTTGCCCGTCCGTTTCGCAACGTTGAAGCCCGGGACGTCCTCCGAGTTCGTCATCCGCAACGTCTTCAGCAAGGGGTACGGCATCAACTACCGTAAGGCCATAAACGACTGGGGAGGAAAGGTAGAGTTCTCCTCCTATTCCGACGGCTCGAACCTCCTGGCTGACAACCATATCGACTGCTTCGCCTTCTCCGTAGGCAGAGTCGCCTCGGTGGTCATGCAGATAGAGAGCCAGACCGACATAGTCATTCTGCCGGTCGATGAGAAAGCCCGTCAGGCCATGACCGAAGCCTTCGGAACGGTCTCCTTCACCATCGAGCCCGGCATATACAAATCCGTGACCGAACCGGTGGAGACCATCGGAGATTACACCTGCGTCGTCGTGAGAAACGACCTGTCCGAAGATCTGGCCTACAAGCTCGCCGAACTGATATGGAAAAACAAGGAAACCCTCGCCAAGGGAGTTAAGGATATGCAGGAACTCAGCCCCGAATCGGCGGTTCCGGCAGCAGTTCCCGCTCACCCTGGCGCCTCTAAGTTCTGGAAAAGCGTCCAGTAAAGAGAGATACAAACCGATACGAGATCGCGGGTGACGACAGTCGCCCGCCTTTTTGTTTGACAGAGACACATCCCCTTAAGGAGAGTTGATTTCAATATGAGAAAACTGCAAGGGACCACGGCCAAGCTTTTCTACCTTTACGTTTTGGCCATGGGTTTTTTCCACCTCTACACCGCTCTCTTCGGAACCTACGAAGCCTATCTTCAGAGAGCCATACATCTGACATGGGTCCTGCCTATGGCGTTTATCCTCTATCCCATAGGAGGCAAAAAAGAGGGCCAGGAATTGGCCGACAACTCCATACCATGGTACGACTGGATCCTTGCCGCTGCTTCCCTGGCACCGGGAATCTACATCATGGCGAACTACACCGACATAACCTACAGGATGGCACAGGTCGACCCAGTCACCACGGCACAGCTTATATTAGGGTCCCTGTTGACGGTACTGTTGCTGGAGGCCACCAGGAGGGTAGTCGGATTGCCACTGGCGCTAATCGCCGCCTTCTTCACCGCCTACATGTACTACGGAAACTACATGCCGGGCATAATGAAGGGACTTTCCTTCTCTTTCCACGAGGTCATAGAGCAAATCTACCTCATCGACGAGGGAATATTCTCGATACCTCTGGGCGTCTCCGCCACTTTCGTCATGATATTCCTCATCTTCGGAGGATTCCTGGAAAAAAGCGGCGTCGGAGCCTACTTCATGGAGTTCGCTCAGGCATTTACCGGAACCTCCCCGGGAGGACCGGCCAAGATAGCGGTAGTAAGCTCGGCTCTCTTCGGGTCCATTTCCGGAGCTGCCGTAGCTAACGTCTACGGCACGGGGACCTTCACGATCCCCCTCATGAAGAGAATCGGCTATCCTCCTTTTTTCGCAGGAGCGGTAGAGGCGGTAGCAAGCACAGGAGGACAGATAATGCCTCCCATCATGGGGGCCGGAGCATTCATAATGGCCTCCTTCCTTGGGGAACAGTTTCGCACGATAATGATAGCGGCGGTCCTTCCGGCCCTGCTCTATTATGCGGCGGTTCTGCTTATGGTCCATCTGGGAGCCCTTAAAAACAACCTGAAGGGACTCTCTCCCGAGGATCTTCCGGACAAAAAAGTCGTCATCAAAAAGCTGTACATGATGTCCCCTATAGTTGTGCTCATCTACCTGCTGCTGACTGGCTACACTCCCATGCTGGCCGCGGTGATAGGCATAGGAGCGGCCTGGCTCGTTTCGATGCCCAACAAAGAGACCCGGATGGGACCCAAGGCGATCCTGGACGCTGTCTACACCGGGGCCAAGAACATACCGGTGGTCTGCATCGCCTGCGCCGCCGCCGGACTGGTGGTCGGATCGGTAT
The sequence above is a segment of the Dethiosulfovibrio faecalis genome. Coding sequences within it:
- a CDS encoding M20/M25/M40 family metallo-hydrolase, whose product is MELNSIKRSICEAIDSSAERVISLAKDIEMEPELGFKEHKTSVKVADFMKGLNLNPMEGLAGTGVKAKLKKDSSGPNVAVLGELDGIICSDSPKANRETGASHTCGHHLQIGTLMAVASGFAKSDVTRHLGGNVTFFAVPAEEFIEIGERSDMRARGEIGFLGGKQELIRIGAFDDVDMAMMVHAGTDMPEPSVGIGETGNGFVAKTIRYLGKATHAAAAPDEGINALNAAVLGINGAHAMRETFRDDDHVRLHFIITKGGDTVNSVPADVRMEAYVRGKTLKSIDDTHGKFDRALRAGGDAVGAKTEINTIPGYLPLACDSRLNDVFARNAGSVLPDSKILRVGHFNASTDMGDICHIMPAIHPYTGGVSGALHSKDFTVHDYQAAVIVPAKIMAMTIVDLLANEATEGRDLLDGYRPLMTKQEYLETLQGYFS
- the pepF gene encoding oligoendopeptidase F translates to MASDSRSIPDRLEIDERYKWDLSSIYGEVEDWETAWRSVSESVETLESFSGKLGDEASSLLGCLKEIDRVGVELGKVFVYATMKSHEDASDGEAKAMADRAMALHVRVSTAMAYVVPEILGIEESRLASFFGDLPELEMYRYHIEQIIRKKAHVLSAREEELLSGMGEIANAPELIFSMLTNGDMKFPSIRDERGEPVELSEERYYRLIRSKDRPVRERAFKGIHDTYESFRNTLAASFGSAIKESVFDARVHRYGSSREAALDGGDIPLSVYDNLVKAVRERLPLLHDYVSLRKRSLEVDELHMYDLYVPIVEEPEEDISWESAKKTVLAGLSPLGDGYLNVLREGLDGRWIDVYESQGKRKGAYSWGSYGTNPFVLLNYNGTLRDVFTLAHEMGHSLHSWHSHKFQPPVYGDYTIFVAEVASTTNEVLLMEHMLENRPKDRPFLLNYYLEQVRTTVFRQTMFAEFELKVHGMAEEGIPLTPEILSSIWGDLNRDYYGPDIVVDKEIEVEWARIPHFYSPFYVYQYATGYSAATALAEGILIGGESARDRYIDFLKGGSSRSSIDLLRGAGVDMTSPEPVRSALRLFGEKIEELRKISG
- a CDS encoding DUF340 domain-containing protein is translated as MKISETIAVLVIVAAMSLVGNLVGFHNGIIESLPGMIFLLALCVAGVIIRNVVPGNIPSVAWIVLIGCIVTYPGFPGSAQLSAWVGKVSFLSLTTPILAYAGLSIGKDLDMLKKTGWRIVVVAIFVFVGTYIGSALIAQGVLSATGQL
- the glyA gene encoding serine hydroxymethyltransferase — protein: MTIDGAEVIRQVDPEISEIICEEARRQERQIELIASENFVSPAVLAAMGSVLTNKYAEGYPDKRYYGGCEVVDKAEKLAIERAKELFGCDHVNVQPHSGSQANMGVYSSVLEPGDTILAMNLSHGGHLTHGSPVNFSGKLYNVIPYGVDKETETIDFDEVRRLAKEHNPKMIVCGASAYPREIDAERFREIADEVGAYLMFDIAHIAGLIAAGYHKDPVPFCDFVTTTTHKTLRGPRGGMIMCKAEHAKKIDSAIFPGMQGGPLMHVIASKAVSFAEALKPDFKDYQRRVIENASILAKELKKRDFHLVSGGTDNHLLLLNLTSKGVTGKAAQLALDEAGITVNKNTVPFETLSPFVTSGVRVGTPAVTTRGFGPDEMVKIADWIDRVISDVENPSNLEAVRAEVLDLCGSKPLYPGLCK
- a CDS encoding TAXI family TRAP transporter solute-binding subunit, translating into MKKFLLSLMALALVVGTVGMAMAEDPAQLRFMAGPPGGNWFALGGSLSDMWSKNGLPTTSGTGGGVSNIVNADRGKGDMGFSVTSMVGAATKGGEPPFKDPLSNVSVLANLYTQYTYFIVRKDFAENNGIKTVGDIVEKKLPVRFATLKPGTSSEFVIRNVFSKGYGINYRKAINDWGGKVEFSSYSDGSNLLADNHIDCFAFSVGRVASVVMQIESQTDIVILPVDEKARQAMTEAFGTVSFTIEPGIYKSVTEPVETIGDYTCVVVRNDLSEDLAYKLAELIWKNKETLAKGVKDMQELSPESAVPAAVPAHPGASKFWKSVQ
- a CDS encoding TRAP transporter permease, which translates into the protein MRKLQGTTAKLFYLYVLAMGFFHLYTALFGTYEAYLQRAIHLTWVLPMAFILYPIGGKKEGQELADNSIPWYDWILAAASLAPGIYIMANYTDITYRMAQVDPVTTAQLILGSLLTVLLLEATRRVVGLPLALIAAFFTAYMYYGNYMPGIMKGLSFSFHEVIEQIYLIDEGIFSIPLGVSATFVMIFLIFGGFLEKSGVGAYFMEFAQAFTGTSPGGPAKIAVVSSALFGSISGAAVANVYGTGTFTIPLMKRIGYPPFFAGAVEAVASTGGQIMPPIMGAGAFIMASFLGEQFRTIMIAAVLPALLYYAAVLLMVHLGALKNNLKGLSPEDLPDKKVVIKKLYMMSPIVVLIYLLLTGYTPMLAAVIGIGAAWLVSMPNKETRMGPKAILDAVYTGAKNIPVVCIACAAAGLVVGSVSLTGIGFKFVGLVFSLANGAPFIALILIALVSLVLGMGLPTTSAYILGAALGVPALAKLGFDPLAAHMFVFYFAIVSNITPPVALAAYAASSIADANPNKTGFQAMKLGILAFIIPFAFCYDQGLLLSAGLTNNVISVLGGIGALFSMGYSMLAYTNHRIHQWQRAVFLAVGVACLWPMFTVKIIGVIATIVFGWLWREKTTG